The genomic interval ATTCAAGGTAATGATTTTACTGGGTTGCCTTAGTTCTTCGCTTAACCTCTCAATTTTCTTGCTGATTTCACTTGTAACATAACGTTCATTTAGACTCAAGGCATCACGTAGAAAATTCTTAAGTGATTCTTCACCTTTTGACGAGAGAAGAACCTCAAGTTGCTTACGTAGCCTAAAAGGATTAATTTCGCCTACATAGACAAGTTTATAGATATTAATCCCGTATTCATCTAACATCTTTCGAGGAACAACAAGCTCTTTGTTCGTATTATGAAGCCTAAAAACAAACCTAGCATCGCTAAAATTATATTCATCAAGAACCAAGCCTGCATATTCCTCCTCACTTTTCTTCCTTTCTCCACCCAGTAAACCCATTATGTAGAGTCCCTTTGGATAAATTTTTTCAACTCCAAGTTCTTCGGCTAGCCGTTCAAGATCCTCAGAGAAATAAAGCAAGCCAGGCTTAATGTATTCGTCATAGCTTTTATTGAAAGGCTTGACCATCAGATAGTCTTTTATCTCGTCAAGCTTGAGACGCTTGCTATACCTTTTGTCTTCTGGCAAAACTAGTTTGATTACATTAGCCTCTGATGTGAAGCGAGAACCCTCCTGCGTTTTCTTGACAACTATAACTGCAGGATAAATACCATGCTCAAAGACGTCAAAGTCAAAATCAAAAAGCTTCACATGGCCCCATTGCTTCTTCATAAAGCTTTTAACAATACAGTATGTAGCCACTATTCCGGCAGGTATCGGTGTCTTGTGATTAAATAGCTGATCTCTATTCATTATAAACGCCACACCCTCATTAGCAAGCTCTAGAGATCTTGCAAGGCCAGCTGATGCAATATCAGCTCCAGCAATTAGCTGTCCTGTTTTTCTCGCATCAATTTGTTTCTTTTCTTCTTTCTTCTTGTCTTTTTTCTCTATACATTCCTTAATTTTTTCAGACATATTTTCTCTGATTTTTTCCGAATAAGGTGCATTATACTCCGTAACAGGGATCCATGGAGGATTCGTGACTATAATATCTGCTTTAAATTTCTTTAATGCAAGCGAGGTGTAAACAGACATTAAAACAGTACTCCAAACATCGTTACCTTGATGCGTATGAATTAGATTGGCTATCGTAGAAGCTACAGAATCCTTTCTAAAATGTTCGAGGAAACTTTGAATAAAGATATCATTGCTGTTTTTCAAGTCTTCAAAAATCTGCTCATTAATTTCTCTCTCCACACATTCTTGTTCTAGTCCACAACTCTGATAAGCAAACCTAATTGCAAGGGCGATGCTTCTCTCCAATGTTCTTAGACTTGCTAAAATGTCAGAAGTCTTCTTCCACTGTACCGCGTTAATGTTGATTAGATATTCTAGGTAGGAAGATGCTTTCTCTAAAATATCCTCTAATCCGGGAAACACTATACTTTCTTCTCCAAAGAGCGTAGCGAAGGTGTCGATATGATAAACATGAGGAGGGTTGTCGGGTTCTTTGCCTGTAGAACGCTTGTAAGCCATAACCATTTCAGCCCTAGCAACGGCAACAGCCAGGGGATTAACATCAAAACCGACAACCTCGCCGAAAGCTTCGTCAGGCTTCTCGTTCAATTCTATCTTCCTATGAAAGGTTCTTACAAGAAAAGTTCCTGAACCACAAAACGGATCCAAAACAATTTTATTTTTCATGTCAAATTCATTAACAATCATTTCTACAAGCCAGGGAGGCGTATAGTATTCTCCTAGTCTCCTCCTTACAGGAGGCTCCACGAGAAATTCATACAAAGTCCTAAAAACGTCTTCTGCAGTATTCTGGGACCAATCAACTAAGCTGGCTCTTCTAATAATCTCATTTAACACTTTTGTCAGGTTTATCTTTGTTTCACTAGCACGTAAGGCAACTCTCCACCAGTTCAGATAAGGCAAAGCAACATCAACATTCAAAAGCGAACCACTACAAATGTCCTCTGCATTGCCGCTTTTCTCGAGAGCAATCGACAAAGAGGCCAAAACAGCCATATGCATATACGTGTGACGGATAAAAAGGTCCTCAAAAAACTCTTCACCAGCCTCACCATATAACATTCGCATTATTCCCTTATATGCTTCATAGAGTGGACTTATTCTCGGATCATTTTTTAACATGCCGAAAATGTTTCTAAGATTTTCCAGAAGCTCATTGATGTTTAGTTTATAAAGAGCTTCAATGTTTCTGGAAATGGGAGGAATCTTAAATGTCCTTATTTGTGGGATAACCTGAGTCTTTAAAAATTCTTTTGCCTCTTCTAAGCCACATTCTGTTATAAGCTCAAGACCAGTTTCTCTTACACGATAAATTCTCCACTTTGACCAATTCGTCAAAATGTAAAAATTTGCTCTAGAAACAACGGGCCAATACTTCGAGGTCGCATCTTGAACGGCTGCGTCAAACTCTTGCTCATATGACTTGAATTCGAAAACCACTTGACCTCCAAGTAACATGTCAACAGCTTTTTTCTCAGTCTCGGACACGTAGACCTCTTGAGGCATTAAGAGGTCTATCTGTTCCCTAGACAAAAGCTGATCCAGCATTAATAGGTCGGGATTCTTCTCAATCTCGTACCTTGCTCTAATAGCATCTCTTAAAAGCCAGGTGAGAAGACCTACTGTTTTCACCCTGACATTCTCGTGTAACTTACTTGACATAACAAGTACCCCTTGTCCATATGTCTAATGCTCAACAAGCTATAACCCACACAGCTCATAAATCATTCCTTAAACCACTATAAATTTGTAATTCATAGGTACGCCAAAAACCTTCCTGAACCATTAATACACAAAAATCGTAACCAGCATAAATCTTGAACCCTCTGTATTGCAGTTATCTCAACGAAAAACTAATAAATTCCACGAATACTTATTCTAATCAGCCCCGTCAGCACCGGCGTGAATCCGGGCGCGGGGACCAGCCCCGCGTAGCTCAGCGGTAGAGCATCCGGCTGTAGCCCATAGCCCGCGGCGACAGGCGTCAAACGCTGGAATGAGGCCGCGGCAGCCGGCAGGCACCGGAGGGCCCCCGGTTCGAAACCTGGTGCTGACGGGTTTTAGTTGTTGCTTGTCTTTTATCTGGGAAGTGATGCTTGTGAGTAATACTTATGTATATCATGTATGAAACCTTAATGGGAAAAAGATGAAGCGAGTTTTAGTTTTCATGGCTTTAGTGGGTACTTTGCTTGTTATTGTTTCTTTGACTTTTTACTATTATCCTCGTCTTTTGAAGCATGGTGCTTCTACATTGGAAGAGAAATTTAGGCAACTCTACGCTTCTAACCCAGACTTTAGGCTATCAGTTGATGAGCTTAGGCGTATGGTTCTGGATCCTGACACGCCTTTCGACAAGGAGATGGCGCGTAAACTCTTTAACTCTGTTCTCAGGGAGCTGGGTGTATCTGAGATTGACTCCCTGCATTTTAACTATGGAAAGTCGGTTTATGGGCGTGTCAACAAGAGTTTTCCTACTGTGAGATGTGATTTTCCTAGCGATTTTCATCTAGTAGTTGTACAGCCAAAGACTGATGTTGAGGCTGGCAACTCTCTTGAGAAAGTGTATTTTTGTAGCTATGAGATAAATGGAAAAAGTGTAGTAGAGGTTACTCTTGTCTTTAGGAATGAAAGGAGCCCGTCTAGCACTCTAGAGGATGCATGGTATGAGGCTTGGAGACTTATTTCGTGGGGAAGGTCAAGGGATATAGAGACCTTTTTCGTGGTAAGGGAAGGAGAAAAAACATATGTTGATTTTTCAGGGCTTGGGCTTGTTCTCAACCAGACATTGTCTTTACGGCTTGTAAAAGCTATAGGCAGTGGCTCCAAAACGTATAGCGAGTCTGCCCACGAAGAAGAAAAAATAGAAATCAGCGGCCCCAACATTACAATCTATGTCAACACTTATAATCATGCTCTAGGCCTAAAGGACAATAATCCAGGTCTTGAGAAGGTGATTTTTAGAGTCACGG from Thermofilum adornatum carries:
- a CDS encoding N-6 DNA methylase — encoded protein: MSSKLHENVRVKTVGLLTWLLRDAIRARYEIEKNPDLLMLDQLLSREQIDLLMPQEVYVSETEKKAVDMLLGGQVVFEFKSYEQEFDAAVQDATSKYWPVVSRANFYILTNWSKWRIYRVRETGLELITECGLEEAKEFLKTQVIPQIRTFKIPPISRNIEALYKLNINELLENLRNIFGMLKNDPRISPLYEAYKGIMRMLYGEAGEEFFEDLFIRHTYMHMAVLASLSIALEKSGNAEDICSGSLLNVDVALPYLNWWRVALRASETKINLTKVLNEIIRRASLVDWSQNTAEDVFRTLYEFLVEPPVRRRLGEYYTPPWLVEMIVNEFDMKNKIVLDPFCGSGTFLVRTFHRKIELNEKPDEAFGEVVGFDVNPLAVAVARAEMVMAYKRSTGKEPDNPPHVYHIDTFATLFGEESIVFPGLEDILEKASSYLEYLININAVQWKKTSDILASLRTLERSIALAIRFAYQSCGLEQECVEREINEQIFEDLKNSNDIFIQSFLEHFRKDSVASTIANLIHTHQGNDVWSTVLMSVYTSLALKKFKADIIVTNPPWIPVTEYNAPYSEKIRENMSEKIKECIEKKDKKKEEKKQIDARKTGQLIAGADIASAGLARSLELANEGVAFIMNRDQLFNHKTPIPAGIVATYCIVKSFMKKQWGHVKLFDFDFDVFEHGIYPAVIVVKKTQEGSRFTSEANVIKLVLPEDKRYSKRLKLDEIKDYLMVKPFNKSYDEYIKPGLLYFSEDLERLAEELGVEKIYPKGLYIMGLLGGERKKSEEEYAGLVLDEYNFSDARFVFRLHNTNKELVVPRKMLDEYGINIYKLVYVGEINPFRLRKQLEVLLSSKGEESLKNFLRDALSLNERYVTSEISKKIERLSEELRQPSKIITLNTNKFYVAYRCDRIFSAFAFRPEENTIVDSHVSYIECKDEICAYYYSAILNYLAFKVISKGRAFIRHQFARPLLALYLAGLSIKNMDDKISMLISELSKKLHEGAPHISYDNQRIALMKIAEYYEFKEIVKMINSIVDGESLEEALELVSSQGSEADE